One segment of Anastrepha obliqua isolate idAnaObli1 chromosome 3, idAnaObli1_1.0, whole genome shotgun sequence DNA contains the following:
- the LOC129242974 gene encoding JNK-interacting protein 3 isoform X12, translated as MDDDTMLNNHGPQPGAETVYGTEDNNMVMSEKVQQLAGSIYQEFERMINRYDEDVVKNLMPLLVNVLECLDASYRINQEQDVELELLREDNEQLVTQYEREKSARKQSEQKLLEAEDVAEQENKDLASRLESLESIVRMLELKHKNSLEHANRLEERETELKKEYNKLHDRYTELFKNHVDYMERTKMLMGSTHSQMSSASERLEVNRARLNPIARSSGPVSYGFASLENSVMLDTETICSVGSNSDDSGPPSLQNELDSLQTVERAAETDTLQQQNQATSPQSDTSPIVPNAPSNVGRSTTKKEQRSANTLYQELSFQDNEESEEHEVVTGSWVHPGEYASSGMGKEVENLIMENNELLATKNALNIVKDDLIAKVDELTGEIEILREELNAMQQSRNKLRQKVSELEEELKKTKEQVKQQNDSEQDENDVPLAQRKRFTRVEMAMVLMERNQYKERLMELQEAVRLTEILRASRTVDNLDKKSKQSIWKYFSSLFTPSNRPQERGADGQGGGPMFRYSSPVHSHGSPSRNSDNRLALTGARDNANPPPHPASAGLANALIMAKDYSEEGTSERASARRREQYRQLRAHVQKEDGRLQAYGWSLPINKTNQEQQNRHSGGVPVPVYCNPLAEASPHMKVFCAAGVNLNGGFTKDGHSVIPATSPYAPRSTAKIAEITSPTAEHSAEALDRQINRASLANLEPETQLSSYVWICTSTHAASTVTVVDANQSATVLDAFPICASHMLCIASVQGAVEKDYALLENSEVVKAGEMLERPGEGTESFGKVDFVRVRPKADKNSNTSNNAKTDEQAQEVIAIETAAVEENAKEAVEKTAGGSKNVSSEPLGNIQEIKVRQALPGAPQRLQDDGSVISTKANINNNNFQPSFSKPINPILGTKNRQEPPMSSVGPTMWMGDQEGWLYVHSAVGRWHECLHKVLLPDAVLAIVQVESRVVVALANAQLAVFRRQTDGQWDLNSYHLVTLGDRNHSIRCLCVAGERIWAAHRNKIYIVDPISLSIVHSLEAHPRKESQVRQMAATGSGVWVSIRLDSTLRLYNSYTFEHKQDVDIEPYVSKMLGTGKLGFSFVRITALMVSCNRLWIGTSNGVIISVPLSESQGKSSDPNTQIPLCCMANAQLSFHGHRDAVKFFVSVPMQSQNGGQLQFTNKRPDMLVMCGGEGYIDFRIRPEKSITDPGDNEAHLIVWKVDT; from the exons GTACAACAATTAGCTGGTAGTATCTATCAAGAATTCGAACGCATGATCAATCGTTATGATGAAGATGTGGTTAAGAATCTTATGCCATTGCTGGTGAATGTTTTGGAATGTCTGGATGCATCGTATCGCATTAACCAGGAGCAAGATGTTGAATTGGAGTTGCTGCGCGAGGACAATGAACAGCTGGTCACACAGTATGAACGCGAGAAGAGTGCACGCAAACAATCGGAGCAGAAG TTGTTGGAAGCCGAGGATGTTGCCGAGCAGGAAAATAAGGACCTCGCAAGTCGTTTGGAGTCATTGGAGAGCATCGTGCGCATGCTTGAATTGAAGCATAAGAACAGTCTGGAACATGCGAATCGATTGGAAGAGCGCGAAACCGAATTGAAGAAG GAGTATAATAAATTGCATGACCGTTACACGgagcttttcaaaaatcacGTTGACTATATGGAACGCACCAAAATGCTCATGGGCTCCACCCACTCACAAATGAGTTCTGCTTCGGAGCGATTGGAAGTGAATAGAGCCAGGTTAAATCCGATTGCTCG GTCGTCCGGTCCAGTATCTTATGGCTTTGCGTCACTCGAAAACTCGGTCATGTTAGATACAGAGACAATCTGTAGTGTAGGCAGCAACTCAGATGATTCGGGGCCACCGTCGTTACAAAACGAATTGGATAGTCTGCAGACAGTGGAGCGTGCAGCTGAGACAGATACTCTGCAACAGCAGAATCAGGCCACATCACCACAAAGTGATACGAGTCCCATTGTGCCAAATGCACCATCCAATG TTGGGCGTTCAACAACCAAAAAGGAGCAACGCTCAGCTAATACCCTATATCAAGAGTTGTCATTTCAAGACAATGAAGAGAGTGAAGAGCATGAAGTTGTTACAG GAAGCTGGGTGCATCCTGGAGAATATGCTTCTTCCG GCATGGGCAAGGAGGTGGAGAATCTCATCATGGAAAATAATGAACTTTTGGCAACGAA AAATGCTTTGAACATCGTTAAGGATGATTTGATTGCCAAAGTGGACGAGCTTACTGGCGAGATTGAAATATTGCGTGAAGAATTAAATGCAATGCAGCAATCGCGTAACAAGTTGCGTCAAAAGGTGAGCGAGCTGGAGGAGGAGCTGAAAAAGACAAAGGAACAAGTCAAGCAACAGA ATGACAGCGAACAGGACGAGAATGATGTGCCATTGGCTCAGCGCAAACGTTTTACACGCGTGGAAATGGCAATGGTTTTAATGGAGCGCAATCAATACAAAGAGCGTCTGATGGAGTTGCAAGAAGCTGTACGTTTAACCGAGATTTTACGCGCCTCACGCACCGTCGACAATTTGGATAAAAAGTCGAAGCAAAgcatttggaaatattttagcagcttatttac ACCCTCCAATCGTCCACAGGAACGCGGCGCTGACGGACAAGGAGGAGGGCCTATGTTTCGTTACTCCAGTCCAGTACACAGCCACGGATCCCCCAGTCGAAATAGCGACAATCGCCTTGCCTTAACTGGCGCTCGAGACAATGCAAATCCGCCACCACACCCCGCGAGTGCGGGTCTGGCAAATGCCTTAATCATGGCGAAAGACTACTCTGAGGAGGGTACATCTGAACGTGCCAGCGCCCGGCGGCGTGAACAATATCGACAGTTGCGTGCTCATGTCCAGAAGGAGGATGGCCGCTTGCAGGCTTATGGTTGGAGTTTGCCCATAAATAAGACGAATCAAGAACAACAAAATCGCCATTCAGGTGGTGTACCCGTGCCCGTCTATTGTAATCCATTGGCGGAGGCGTCACCGCACATGAAAGTGTTCTGTGCTGCAGGTGTGAATTTAAACGGCGGTTTCACCAAAGATGGTCACTCGGTTATACCGGCAACTTCACCGTATGCACCCCGTTCCACGGCTAAAATCGCCGAGATTACCAGTCCGACGGCGGAGCATTCAGCTGAAGCGCTTGATCGGCAGATAAATCGTGCGAGTTTGGCCAACTTAGAGCCGGAAACTCAGTTGTCGTCATACGTTTGGATCTGCACAAGTACACATGCGGCAAGCACAGTAACAGTGGTGGATGCCAACCAGTCGGCGACTGTGTTAGATGCTTTTCCCATCTGTGCGTCACACATGCTTTGTATTGCTTCTGTTCAAG GTGCCGTGGAAAAAGACTACGCTTTGCTAGAGAACTCTGAAGTGGTAAAGGCCGGTGAAATGTTAGAGCGCCCGGGTGAAGGTACTGAATCTTTCGGCAAGGTTGACTTCGTGCGCGTGCGTCCGAAGGCTGATAAAAACAGTAATACCAGCAATAATGCTAAAACGGATGAGCAGGCTCAAGAAGTGATAGCTATTGAAACCGCTGCTGTGGAAGAGAATGCAAAGGAGGCTGTTGAAAAAACAGCAGGTGGCTCGAAGAATGTGTCTAGCGAGCCATTGGGCAATATACAAGAGATTAAGGTACGACAGGCGCTGCCAGGTGCACCGCAGCGTTTGCAGGACGACGGGAGTGTGATCAGTACCAAGGCGaacatcaacaacaataactttCAACCGTCTTTCTCGAAGCCCATCAACCCTATTCTAGGCACGAAAAATCGTCAAGAGCCTCCAATGAGTTCTGTGGGGCCGACTATGTGGATGGGCGATCAGGAAGGTTGGCTGTACGTGCATAGTGCTGTAGGTCGCTGGCATGAGTGCTTACACAAGGTTCTCCTGCCCGATGCGGTTCTAGCGATAGTGCAAGTGGAATCGCGCGTTGTTGTAGCCCTAGCCAATGCTCAACTGGCAGTGTTTCGCCGTCAAACAGACGGTCAATGGGATCTGAATAGTTATCACCTGGTAACGCTGGGTGATCGTAATCATTCGATACGTTGCCTCTGTGTGGCCGGCGAACGCATTTGGGCCGCTCACCGCAACAAGATTTATATTGTTGATCCGATCTCACTGAGCATAGTCCACTCGCTGGAAGCGCATCCGCGTAAGGAGAGTCAAGTGCGACAAATGGCTGCTACCGGATCTGGTGTCTGGGTCTCCATACG TttggactccaccttgcggctGTACAATTCGTACACTTTTGAGCATAAACAAGACGTGGACATCGAGCCATACGTTTCAAAGATGTTGGGCACTGGAAAATTAGGATTCTCTTTTGTACGCATTACCGCATTGATGGTGTCATGTAATCGCTTGTGGATTGGTACCAGCAACGGTGTCATTATTTCGGTGCCATTGTCAGAGAGTCAAGGCAAATCAT CTGACCCCAACACTCAAATACCGTTATGTTGTATGGCAAATGCCCAACTATCCTTCCACGGCCATCGTGATGCGGTGAAGTTCTTTGTATCCGTGCCAATGCAGTCACAAAATGGCGGCCAACTGCAATTCACCAACAAACGGCCGGATATGCTAGTCATGTGTGGTGGCGAAGGCTACATCGATTTCCGCATCA GGCCAGAAAAATCCATTACCGATCCTGGTGATAATGAGGCGCATTTGATAGTTTGGAAAGTTGATACGTAA
- the LOC129242974 gene encoding JNK-interacting protein 3 isoform X11, with protein sequence MDDDTMLNNHGPQPGAETVYGTEDNNMVMSEKVQQLAGSIYQEFERMINRYDEDVVKNLMPLLVNVLECLDASYRINQEQDVELELLREDNEQLVTQYEREKSARKQSEQKLLEAEDVAEQENKDLASRLESLESIVRMLELKHKNSLEHANRLEERETELKKEYNKLHDRYTELFKNHVDYMERTKMLMGSTHSQMSSASERLEVNRARLNPIARSSGPVSYGFASLENSVMLDTETICSVGSNSDDSGPPSLQNELDSLQTVERAAETDTLQQQNQATSPQSDTSPIVPNAPSNVGRSTTKKEQRSANTLYQELSFQDNEESEEHEVVTGSWVHPGEYASSANDNYFGMGKEVENLIMENNELLATKNALNIVKDDLIAKVDELTGEIEILREELNAMQQSRNKLRQKVSELEEELKKTKEQVKQQNDSEQDENDVPLAQRKRFTRVEMAMVLMERNQYKERLMELQEAVRLTEILRASRTVDNLDKKSKQSIWKYFSSLFTPSNRPQERGADGQGGGPMFRYSSPVHSHGSPSRNSDNRLALTGARDNANPPPHPASAGLANALIMAKDYSEEGTSERASARRREQYRQLRAHVQKEDGRLQAYGWSLPINKTNQEQQNRHSGGVPVPVYCNPLAEASPHMKVFCAAGVNLNGGFTKDGHSVIPATSPYAPRSTAKIAEITSPTAEHSAEALDRQINRASLANLEPETQLSSYVWICTSTHAASTVTVVDANQSATVLDAFPICASHMLCIASVQGAVEKDYALLENSEVVKAGEMLERPGEGTESFGKVDFVRVRPKADKNSNTSNNAKTDEQAQEVIAIETAAVEENAKEAVEKTAGGSKNVSSEPLGNIQEIKVRQALPGAPQRLQDDGSVISTKANINNNNFQPSFSKPINPILGTKNRQEPPMSSVGPTMWMGDQEGWLYVHSAVGRWHECLHKVLLPDAVLAIVQVESRVVVALANAQLAVFRRQTDGQWDLNSYHLVTLGDRNHSIRCLCVAGERIWAAHRNKIYIVDPISLSIVHSLEAHPRKESQVRQMAATGSGVWVSIRLDSTLRLYNSYTFEHKQDVDIEPYVSKMLGTGKLGFSFVRITALMVSCNRLWIGTSNGVIISVPLSESQGKSSDPNTQIPLCCMANAQLSFHGHRDAVKFFVSVPMQSQNGGQLQFTNKRPDMLVMCGGEGYIDFRIRPEKSITDPGDNEAHLIVWKVDT encoded by the exons GTACAACAATTAGCTGGTAGTATCTATCAAGAATTCGAACGCATGATCAATCGTTATGATGAAGATGTGGTTAAGAATCTTATGCCATTGCTGGTGAATGTTTTGGAATGTCTGGATGCATCGTATCGCATTAACCAGGAGCAAGATGTTGAATTGGAGTTGCTGCGCGAGGACAATGAACAGCTGGTCACACAGTATGAACGCGAGAAGAGTGCACGCAAACAATCGGAGCAGAAG TTGTTGGAAGCCGAGGATGTTGCCGAGCAGGAAAATAAGGACCTCGCAAGTCGTTTGGAGTCATTGGAGAGCATCGTGCGCATGCTTGAATTGAAGCATAAGAACAGTCTGGAACATGCGAATCGATTGGAAGAGCGCGAAACCGAATTGAAGAAG GAGTATAATAAATTGCATGACCGTTACACGgagcttttcaaaaatcacGTTGACTATATGGAACGCACCAAAATGCTCATGGGCTCCACCCACTCACAAATGAGTTCTGCTTCGGAGCGATTGGAAGTGAATAGAGCCAGGTTAAATCCGATTGCTCG GTCGTCCGGTCCAGTATCTTATGGCTTTGCGTCACTCGAAAACTCGGTCATGTTAGATACAGAGACAATCTGTAGTGTAGGCAGCAACTCAGATGATTCGGGGCCACCGTCGTTACAAAACGAATTGGATAGTCTGCAGACAGTGGAGCGTGCAGCTGAGACAGATACTCTGCAACAGCAGAATCAGGCCACATCACCACAAAGTGATACGAGTCCCATTGTGCCAAATGCACCATCCAATG TTGGGCGTTCAACAACCAAAAAGGAGCAACGCTCAGCTAATACCCTATATCAAGAGTTGTCATTTCAAGACAATGAAGAGAGTGAAGAGCATGAAGTTGTTACAG GAAGCTGGGTGCATCCTGGAGAATATGCTTCTTCCG CTAACGACAACTATTTTG GCATGGGCAAGGAGGTGGAGAATCTCATCATGGAAAATAATGAACTTTTGGCAACGAA AAATGCTTTGAACATCGTTAAGGATGATTTGATTGCCAAAGTGGACGAGCTTACTGGCGAGATTGAAATATTGCGTGAAGAATTAAATGCAATGCAGCAATCGCGTAACAAGTTGCGTCAAAAGGTGAGCGAGCTGGAGGAGGAGCTGAAAAAGACAAAGGAACAAGTCAAGCAACAGA ATGACAGCGAACAGGACGAGAATGATGTGCCATTGGCTCAGCGCAAACGTTTTACACGCGTGGAAATGGCAATGGTTTTAATGGAGCGCAATCAATACAAAGAGCGTCTGATGGAGTTGCAAGAAGCTGTACGTTTAACCGAGATTTTACGCGCCTCACGCACCGTCGACAATTTGGATAAAAAGTCGAAGCAAAgcatttggaaatattttagcagcttatttac ACCCTCCAATCGTCCACAGGAACGCGGCGCTGACGGACAAGGAGGAGGGCCTATGTTTCGTTACTCCAGTCCAGTACACAGCCACGGATCCCCCAGTCGAAATAGCGACAATCGCCTTGCCTTAACTGGCGCTCGAGACAATGCAAATCCGCCACCACACCCCGCGAGTGCGGGTCTGGCAAATGCCTTAATCATGGCGAAAGACTACTCTGAGGAGGGTACATCTGAACGTGCCAGCGCCCGGCGGCGTGAACAATATCGACAGTTGCGTGCTCATGTCCAGAAGGAGGATGGCCGCTTGCAGGCTTATGGTTGGAGTTTGCCCATAAATAAGACGAATCAAGAACAACAAAATCGCCATTCAGGTGGTGTACCCGTGCCCGTCTATTGTAATCCATTGGCGGAGGCGTCACCGCACATGAAAGTGTTCTGTGCTGCAGGTGTGAATTTAAACGGCGGTTTCACCAAAGATGGTCACTCGGTTATACCGGCAACTTCACCGTATGCACCCCGTTCCACGGCTAAAATCGCCGAGATTACCAGTCCGACGGCGGAGCATTCAGCTGAAGCGCTTGATCGGCAGATAAATCGTGCGAGTTTGGCCAACTTAGAGCCGGAAACTCAGTTGTCGTCATACGTTTGGATCTGCACAAGTACACATGCGGCAAGCACAGTAACAGTGGTGGATGCCAACCAGTCGGCGACTGTGTTAGATGCTTTTCCCATCTGTGCGTCACACATGCTTTGTATTGCTTCTGTTCAAG GTGCCGTGGAAAAAGACTACGCTTTGCTAGAGAACTCTGAAGTGGTAAAGGCCGGTGAAATGTTAGAGCGCCCGGGTGAAGGTACTGAATCTTTCGGCAAGGTTGACTTCGTGCGCGTGCGTCCGAAGGCTGATAAAAACAGTAATACCAGCAATAATGCTAAAACGGATGAGCAGGCTCAAGAAGTGATAGCTATTGAAACCGCTGCTGTGGAAGAGAATGCAAAGGAGGCTGTTGAAAAAACAGCAGGTGGCTCGAAGAATGTGTCTAGCGAGCCATTGGGCAATATACAAGAGATTAAGGTACGACAGGCGCTGCCAGGTGCACCGCAGCGTTTGCAGGACGACGGGAGTGTGATCAGTACCAAGGCGaacatcaacaacaataactttCAACCGTCTTTCTCGAAGCCCATCAACCCTATTCTAGGCACGAAAAATCGTCAAGAGCCTCCAATGAGTTCTGTGGGGCCGACTATGTGGATGGGCGATCAGGAAGGTTGGCTGTACGTGCATAGTGCTGTAGGTCGCTGGCATGAGTGCTTACACAAGGTTCTCCTGCCCGATGCGGTTCTAGCGATAGTGCAAGTGGAATCGCGCGTTGTTGTAGCCCTAGCCAATGCTCAACTGGCAGTGTTTCGCCGTCAAACAGACGGTCAATGGGATCTGAATAGTTATCACCTGGTAACGCTGGGTGATCGTAATCATTCGATACGTTGCCTCTGTGTGGCCGGCGAACGCATTTGGGCCGCTCACCGCAACAAGATTTATATTGTTGATCCGATCTCACTGAGCATAGTCCACTCGCTGGAAGCGCATCCGCGTAAGGAGAGTCAAGTGCGACAAATGGCTGCTACCGGATCTGGTGTCTGGGTCTCCATACG TttggactccaccttgcggctGTACAATTCGTACACTTTTGAGCATAAACAAGACGTGGACATCGAGCCATACGTTTCAAAGATGTTGGGCACTGGAAAATTAGGATTCTCTTTTGTACGCATTACCGCATTGATGGTGTCATGTAATCGCTTGTGGATTGGTACCAGCAACGGTGTCATTATTTCGGTGCCATTGTCAGAGAGTCAAGGCAAATCAT CTGACCCCAACACTCAAATACCGTTATGTTGTATGGCAAATGCCCAACTATCCTTCCACGGCCATCGTGATGCGGTGAAGTTCTTTGTATCCGTGCCAATGCAGTCACAAAATGGCGGCCAACTGCAATTCACCAACAAACGGCCGGATATGCTAGTCATGTGTGGTGGCGAAGGCTACATCGATTTCCGCATCA GGCCAGAAAAATCCATTACCGATCCTGGTGATAATGAGGCGCATTTGATAGTTTGGAAAGTTGATACGTAA
- the LOC129242974 gene encoding JNK-interacting protein 3 isoform X6: protein MDDDTMLNNHGPQPGAETVYGTEDNNMVMSEKNDQVVSIVQQLAGSIYQEFERMINRYDEDVVKNLMPLLVNVLECLDASYRINQEQDVELELLREDNEQLVTQYEREKSARKQSEQKLLEAEDVAEQENKDLASRLESLESIVRMLELKHKNSLEHANRLEERETELKKEYNKLHDRYTELFKNHVDYMERTKMLMGSTHSQMSSASERLEVNRARLNPIARSSGPVSYGFASLENSVMLDTETICSVGSNSDDSGPPSLQNELDSLQTVERAAETDTLQQQNQATSPQSDTSPIVPNAPSNVGRSTTKKEQRSANTLYQELSFQDNEESEEHEVVTGSWVHPGEYASSANDNYFGMGKEVENLIMENNELLATKNALNIVKDDLIAKVDELTGEIEILREELNAMQQSRNKLRQKVSELEEELKKTKEQVKQQNDSEQDENDVPLAQRKRFTRVEMAMVLMERNQYKERLMELQEAVRLTEILRASRTVDNLDKKSKQSIWKYFSSLFTPSNRPQERGADGQGGGPMFRYSSPVHSHGSPSRNSDNRLALTGARDNANPPPHPASAGLANALIMAKDYSEEGTSERASARRREQYRQLRAHVQKEDGRLQAYGWSLPINKTNQEQQNRHSGGVPVPVYCNPLAEASPHMKVFCAAGVNLNGGFTKDGHSVIPATSPYAPRSTAKIAEITSPTAEHSAEALDRQINRASLANLEPETQLSSYVWICTSTHAASTVTVVDANQSATVLDAFPICASHMLCIASVQGAVEKDYALLENSEVVKAGEMLERPGEGTESFGKVDFVRVRPKADKNSNTSNNAKTDEQAQEVIAIETAAVEENAKEAVEKTAGGSKNVSSEPLGNIQEIKVRQALPGAPQRLQDDGSVISTKANINNNNFQPSFSKPINPILGTKNRQEPPMSSVGPTMWMGDQEGWLYVHSAVGRWHECLHKVLLPDAVLAIVQVESRVVVALANAQLAVFRRQTDGQWDLNSYHLVTLGDRNHSIRCLCVAGERIWAAHRNKIYIVDPISLSIVHSLEAHPRKESQVRQMAATGSGVWVSIRLDSTLRLYNSYTFEHKQDVDIEPYVSKMLGTGKLGFSFVRITALMVSCNRLWIGTSNGVIISVPLSESQGKSSDPNTQIPLCCMANAQLSFHGHRDAVKFFVSVPMQSQNGGQLQFTNKRPDMLVMCGGEGYIDFRIRPEKSITDPGDNEAHLIVWKVDT, encoded by the exons aATGATCAGGTTGTGAGCATC GTACAACAATTAGCTGGTAGTATCTATCAAGAATTCGAACGCATGATCAATCGTTATGATGAAGATGTGGTTAAGAATCTTATGCCATTGCTGGTGAATGTTTTGGAATGTCTGGATGCATCGTATCGCATTAACCAGGAGCAAGATGTTGAATTGGAGTTGCTGCGCGAGGACAATGAACAGCTGGTCACACAGTATGAACGCGAGAAGAGTGCACGCAAACAATCGGAGCAGAAG TTGTTGGAAGCCGAGGATGTTGCCGAGCAGGAAAATAAGGACCTCGCAAGTCGTTTGGAGTCATTGGAGAGCATCGTGCGCATGCTTGAATTGAAGCATAAGAACAGTCTGGAACATGCGAATCGATTGGAAGAGCGCGAAACCGAATTGAAGAAG GAGTATAATAAATTGCATGACCGTTACACGgagcttttcaaaaatcacGTTGACTATATGGAACGCACCAAAATGCTCATGGGCTCCACCCACTCACAAATGAGTTCTGCTTCGGAGCGATTGGAAGTGAATAGAGCCAGGTTAAATCCGATTGCTCG GTCGTCCGGTCCAGTATCTTATGGCTTTGCGTCACTCGAAAACTCGGTCATGTTAGATACAGAGACAATCTGTAGTGTAGGCAGCAACTCAGATGATTCGGGGCCACCGTCGTTACAAAACGAATTGGATAGTCTGCAGACAGTGGAGCGTGCAGCTGAGACAGATACTCTGCAACAGCAGAATCAGGCCACATCACCACAAAGTGATACGAGTCCCATTGTGCCAAATGCACCATCCAATG TTGGGCGTTCAACAACCAAAAAGGAGCAACGCTCAGCTAATACCCTATATCAAGAGTTGTCATTTCAAGACAATGAAGAGAGTGAAGAGCATGAAGTTGTTACAG GAAGCTGGGTGCATCCTGGAGAATATGCTTCTTCCG CTAACGACAACTATTTTG GCATGGGCAAGGAGGTGGAGAATCTCATCATGGAAAATAATGAACTTTTGGCAACGAA AAATGCTTTGAACATCGTTAAGGATGATTTGATTGCCAAAGTGGACGAGCTTACTGGCGAGATTGAAATATTGCGTGAAGAATTAAATGCAATGCAGCAATCGCGTAACAAGTTGCGTCAAAAGGTGAGCGAGCTGGAGGAGGAGCTGAAAAAGACAAAGGAACAAGTCAAGCAACAGA ATGACAGCGAACAGGACGAGAATGATGTGCCATTGGCTCAGCGCAAACGTTTTACACGCGTGGAAATGGCAATGGTTTTAATGGAGCGCAATCAATACAAAGAGCGTCTGATGGAGTTGCAAGAAGCTGTACGTTTAACCGAGATTTTACGCGCCTCACGCACCGTCGACAATTTGGATAAAAAGTCGAAGCAAAgcatttggaaatattttagcagcttatttac ACCCTCCAATCGTCCACAGGAACGCGGCGCTGACGGACAAGGAGGAGGGCCTATGTTTCGTTACTCCAGTCCAGTACACAGCCACGGATCCCCCAGTCGAAATAGCGACAATCGCCTTGCCTTAACTGGCGCTCGAGACAATGCAAATCCGCCACCACACCCCGCGAGTGCGGGTCTGGCAAATGCCTTAATCATGGCGAAAGACTACTCTGAGGAGGGTACATCTGAACGTGCCAGCGCCCGGCGGCGTGAACAATATCGACAGTTGCGTGCTCATGTCCAGAAGGAGGATGGCCGCTTGCAGGCTTATGGTTGGAGTTTGCCCATAAATAAGACGAATCAAGAACAACAAAATCGCCATTCAGGTGGTGTACCCGTGCCCGTCTATTGTAATCCATTGGCGGAGGCGTCACCGCACATGAAAGTGTTCTGTGCTGCAGGTGTGAATTTAAACGGCGGTTTCACCAAAGATGGTCACTCGGTTATACCGGCAACTTCACCGTATGCACCCCGTTCCACGGCTAAAATCGCCGAGATTACCAGTCCGACGGCGGAGCATTCAGCTGAAGCGCTTGATCGGCAGATAAATCGTGCGAGTTTGGCCAACTTAGAGCCGGAAACTCAGTTGTCGTCATACGTTTGGATCTGCACAAGTACACATGCGGCAAGCACAGTAACAGTGGTGGATGCCAACCAGTCGGCGACTGTGTTAGATGCTTTTCCCATCTGTGCGTCACACATGCTTTGTATTGCTTCTGTTCAAG GTGCCGTGGAAAAAGACTACGCTTTGCTAGAGAACTCTGAAGTGGTAAAGGCCGGTGAAATGTTAGAGCGCCCGGGTGAAGGTACTGAATCTTTCGGCAAGGTTGACTTCGTGCGCGTGCGTCCGAAGGCTGATAAAAACAGTAATACCAGCAATAATGCTAAAACGGATGAGCAGGCTCAAGAAGTGATAGCTATTGAAACCGCTGCTGTGGAAGAGAATGCAAAGGAGGCTGTTGAAAAAACAGCAGGTGGCTCGAAGAATGTGTCTAGCGAGCCATTGGGCAATATACAAGAGATTAAGGTACGACAGGCGCTGCCAGGTGCACCGCAGCGTTTGCAGGACGACGGGAGTGTGATCAGTACCAAGGCGaacatcaacaacaataactttCAACCGTCTTTCTCGAAGCCCATCAACCCTATTCTAGGCACGAAAAATCGTCAAGAGCCTCCAATGAGTTCTGTGGGGCCGACTATGTGGATGGGCGATCAGGAAGGTTGGCTGTACGTGCATAGTGCTGTAGGTCGCTGGCATGAGTGCTTACACAAGGTTCTCCTGCCCGATGCGGTTCTAGCGATAGTGCAAGTGGAATCGCGCGTTGTTGTAGCCCTAGCCAATGCTCAACTGGCAGTGTTTCGCCGTCAAACAGACGGTCAATGGGATCTGAATAGTTATCACCTGGTAACGCTGGGTGATCGTAATCATTCGATACGTTGCCTCTGTGTGGCCGGCGAACGCATTTGGGCCGCTCACCGCAACAAGATTTATATTGTTGATCCGATCTCACTGAGCATAGTCCACTCGCTGGAAGCGCATCCGCGTAAGGAGAGTCAAGTGCGACAAATGGCTGCTACCGGATCTGGTGTCTGGGTCTCCATACG TttggactccaccttgcggctGTACAATTCGTACACTTTTGAGCATAAACAAGACGTGGACATCGAGCCATACGTTTCAAAGATGTTGGGCACTGGAAAATTAGGATTCTCTTTTGTACGCATTACCGCATTGATGGTGTCATGTAATCGCTTGTGGATTGGTACCAGCAACGGTGTCATTATTTCGGTGCCATTGTCAGAGAGTCAAGGCAAATCAT CTGACCCCAACACTCAAATACCGTTATGTTGTATGGCAAATGCCCAACTATCCTTCCACGGCCATCGTGATGCGGTGAAGTTCTTTGTATCCGTGCCAATGCAGTCACAAAATGGCGGCCAACTGCAATTCACCAACAAACGGCCGGATATGCTAGTCATGTGTGGTGGCGAAGGCTACATCGATTTCCGCATCA GGCCAGAAAAATCCATTACCGATCCTGGTGATAATGAGGCGCATTTGATAGTTTGGAAAGTTGATACGTAA